CTCGGGTGGTGCGCAGCGGACGAGCGCGGCGGCCAACGCGAGGGCGAGGACGAAGAGGGTGGGGCGGCGCATGAGGGGCTCCTGGGGAAGGGCCGGAGGTTACCCCCGCCGGAGTGGTATACCCACCCTCCATGACGGGCCATGAGCCCGGGGAGGTTTCTTCCACATGTTTCGCATCGGAATCACCCTGGCCATCCTCCTGATGGGAACACGCGGTGCCGCGCAGCAGCATGAGCATGAGCAGCACCCGCAGGCGCCTTCCAAGTCGGAGGCATTCTTCGGCAAGGAGGAGCTGTCGCGCCAGGTGGGCATCCACGAGAAGGGTTGCAAGAAGGGCGATGCCCAGGAGTGCTTCAACCTGGCCCTGGCCTACGCGCAGGGGCTCGCGGTGCCCAAGGATGATGCGCGCGCGGCCACCCTCTACAAGAAGGCGTGTGACAAGGGGTTCCTGGCCGCGTGCAACAACCTCGGCATCGCCTACGCGGAAGGTGTGGGGGTGAAGAAGGATCCGAAGCAGGCGCTGACCTTCTTCGAGAAGACGTGCAAGGCGGAGGATGGGAAGGGGTGCTTCAACGTCGGCCTGGCCCACGCGTCGGGCCTGGGTGTCCCGAAGGAGCCGGAGCGCGCCGCCACCTTCTTCGACAAGGCCTGCGGTCAGGGTCATGCGGAGGGCTGCTTCAGCCTCGGTGTCGCCCACGCGCAGGGCAATGGCGTGAAGAAGGACCCGGAGCGCGCCGCGGCGCTCTTCACGAAGGCGTGCGACGCGGGGCACATGACCGCCTGCAACACCCTCGGCGTGTCCTATCTGGCTGGCAACGGCGTGAAGCAGGACAAGAAGCAGGCCTTCGCCCTCTTCACGAAGGCGTGCGACGCGGAGCTGCCGGGAGGCTGTTTCAACCTCGGCCTCTCCTACCGGTATGGCAATGGGGTGGCGAAGGATCCGGCGCGCACCAAGGCGCTCCTCGAGAAGGCCTGCCAGCTCCAATTCCCTCCCGCCTGCGAGGCGCTCGGGGCCTCCTCCCGAGTACCGTAGTGGAGTGTCCACGAAGTCATTGGACCGTGTCCGAGGGCCCGTGGATGTCCCCTCTCCCTCTGGGAGAGGGCTAGGGTGAGGGTCTTCCGGCAACAGTGTGCCGCGATATGAGGTCGGGACGCGGATCACGCGGGTGAAGACCCTCACCCCCCGCCCTCTCCCAGAGGGAGAGGGAGCATGCGCAACACAAGAGCCGGGGCTCACGGCCCGCGGGGCAGGCCCCTGCCGGTGACGAGGTACACGGCGAAGCTGCCCAGCCAGTGTCCGCCCTCGTAGTGCGCGCCCGTCACGGCCTGGAGCCCCGCCTCGCGGTGGAGCTTCGCCGTGGCCCGGAGCGCGCGCAGCCGCTTGTCCTGGGGCGGCAGGCCCGCGGCGATCCCCTCCAGCATCCACGCCCGGCTCAGGTTCAATCCGTCCAGGTGCGCCAGCTTCGGATCCGTCGGATCCGTCACCACCGCCGGCGCGAGCCAGGCCGTCGAGCCGTTGGAGGGAATCTCCGGCAGGAAGTCCCGCAGCCACGTGGCGAAGCGCTCCGGGGGGAGGATGCGCCTCATCAGGTCCGCCTCGGCGATGCACGGCGAGAGGAAGTCCTGGCCGCCGGGCTCGTACGCGAGCGGGCACCGGCGGTCCTTCCCGTAGAACGCCTCCACCCGCGTCTTCAGCAACTGCTCCATGTCGCTGTCCCGGGCCTGCCGCGCCCAGTCCAGGATGAGCCCGAAGGCGAAGGCCGTCTGGTCGTGCTCCCCCACGCGGATGGGCCGCGACAGCTTGGGGAGCCACTCGCGGATCCGCCCGGCCGCGCGCTCCTCCAGGGGCCTGAGCGTGGTGGCCCACTCGCGCGCCTGGGGATCGTCCCACTCCCTCAGCTCCGCCGAGAGCTGGAGCAGCCACGCCAGACCATAGGGGCGCTCGAAGGAGACCCGGCCCGGTCCGCTCAGGTAGCGCGTCTCCGCCTCGATGTTCGCGGGCGTCAGGCTCCTGGCCACCGCCTCGCGGGCACGCGGAGCGAAGGGCGCCTCCGGAAACGTCCGCGCCAGCCGCACCAGCAGCCAGTGCCCGTGGACGGAGGAGTGCCAGTCGTAGCAGCCGTAGAAGGCGGGGGTGAGCTCCCGGGGCGGGCGCGCATCCGCGTCACCACTCAGCACGTGGGCGATCTTGTTCGGGTACTCCCGATGGACGCACGAGAGCGCGAGCTCCGCGAAGCGCGCGGCGGCGTCGGCACCGAACTCCGGGGGCGGGGGCGTGCTGGCGGTGACCATGCCGTAGCTCAGCAGGAGAGAAAGGAGCATGC
This is a stretch of genomic DNA from Archangium violaceum. It encodes these proteins:
- a CDS encoding tetratricopeptide repeat protein, encoding MFRIGITLAILLMGTRGAAQQHEHEQHPQAPSKSEAFFGKEELSRQVGIHEKGCKKGDAQECFNLALAYAQGLAVPKDDARAATLYKKACDKGFLAACNNLGIAYAEGVGVKKDPKQALTFFEKTCKAEDGKGCFNVGLAHASGLGVPKEPERAATFFDKACGQGHAEGCFSLGVAHAQGNGVKKDPERAAALFTKACDAGHMTACNTLGVSYLAGNGVKQDKKQAFALFTKACDAELPGGCFNLGLSYRYGNGVAKDPARTKALLEKACQLQFPPACEALGASSRVP
- a CDS encoding DUF2891 domain-containing protein yields the protein MLLSLLLSYGMVTASTPPPPEFGADAAARFAELALSCVHREYPNKIAHVLSGDADARPPRELTPAFYGCYDWHSSVHGHWLLVRLARTFPEAPFAPRAREAVARSLTPANIEAETRYLSGPGRVSFERPYGLAWLLQLSAELREWDDPQAREWATTLRPLEERAAGRIREWLPKLSRPIRVGEHDQTAFAFGLILDWARQARDSDMEQLLKTRVEAFYGKDRRCPLAYEPGGQDFLSPCIAEADLMRRILPPERFATWLRDFLPEIPSNGSTAWLAPAVVTDPTDPKLAHLDGLNLSRAWMLEGIAAGLPPQDKRLRALRATAKLHREAGLQAVTGAHYEGGHWLGSFAVYLVTGRGLPRGP